Proteins encoded within one genomic window of Dyadobacter chenhuakuii:
- a CDS encoding PQQ-dependent sugar dehydrogenase, with protein MTNLSPRLRRISRVLKNTAQIPAFLLIAAFTIQDSPPKPDESRFTPIVVAENLDEPMVFEVLPDGSAYIIERKGALKKYNASTQSTDLIAMIPVNTKYVSAEGVSREAEEGLMGFTMDPNFEKNHWIYLYYAHPTEKKHILSRYELRDDKLIESSKKDVIEVVTQREVCCHTGGGMTWDKGGNLYLTVGNNTGNQKAAQTDEREGRASWDDQGHAGNTNDLRGKILKIHPEPDGSYTIPEGNLYPKGTAKTRPEIYSMGHRNPWRIAVDSKTGFLYWGEVGPDASEDSEIGPRGYDELNQARKPGNFGWPWFVGDDQAFPVYDYAANKPLAKKDPKNLVNNSPNNTGLKELLPTAPSFIYYPYGISEKFPAVGSGSRSATGGPIYHRADFKSPKRPWPAYYENKWIAADFSRGWIMAISMSPNGDYESMERVLPAYHPVQPIDIKFGPNGDLYVLEYGSNWFRKSENSRLIRIEYNGGNRKPIVQVSTDKKGGTVPFQAKLSSAGTKDFDGDKLKYSWKITGNGGAAKTFATAEPTVTFDKPGVYTASLTVTDAKGASNSQSLRIIAGNEPPKVSVNVDGNKTFFFAGKPIPYSIDVTDKEDGSLLEGKIKPEEIAVSIDYASEGFDYAEVIQSQRSVDASTQFAVAQVLIGKSDCKVCHQVDAKSVGPSFADISNKYKGKPGVTEALVGKILKGGAGVWGEVAMPAHPALPVADAETIVKYILNSTDKTLSTLPVKGEFTPKIPAQDNGKGSVLIRAAFTDRSMSGNKAIPAQTTEEMIVLRSPELNAAEAPIVQGADMKALGTAGLGFSVVTFANSFLAFKETDLTDIKALEMNAAAQKREGAMGGKIEIRLDSPTGTLVGEQNVEIAPEVDMAKLMAELESQKKPGETVKPPRRPTRAPVLVNIKPTTGKHDIYILFKNETAKPIEPLMTLSKITFKQ; from the coding sequence ATGACAAACCTTTCCCCGCGTTTACGGCGAATTTCGCGTGTCCTGAAAAACACCGCCCAGATTCCCGCTTTTTTGCTGATTGCAGCATTCACTATTCAAGACAGTCCGCCTAAGCCGGATGAAAGCCGCTTTACGCCCATTGTGGTGGCGGAGAACCTGGACGAACCCATGGTTTTTGAAGTGCTTCCCGACGGTTCGGCTTACATTATTGAAAGAAAGGGCGCTTTGAAAAAATACAATGCGTCCACCCAGTCCACCGACCTGATCGCGATGATTCCCGTCAACACCAAATACGTTAGCGCAGAAGGCGTTTCCCGGGAAGCGGAGGAAGGACTGATGGGTTTTACTATGGACCCCAATTTTGAAAAGAACCATTGGATCTATCTCTATTACGCGCATCCGACCGAGAAAAAACACATTCTTTCACGTTACGAATTGCGGGATGACAAACTCATAGAAAGCTCAAAAAAGGATGTGATCGAGGTGGTTACACAACGTGAGGTGTGCTGCCACACGGGCGGCGGGATGACCTGGGATAAAGGTGGTAACCTGTATCTGACGGTTGGTAACAACACCGGAAACCAGAAAGCCGCTCAAACCGACGAGCGCGAGGGACGCGCCAGCTGGGATGATCAGGGACATGCGGGAAATACGAATGACCTGAGAGGGAAAATCTTAAAAATCCATCCCGAACCAGACGGCTCGTACACCATTCCGGAAGGCAATCTTTATCCCAAAGGAACGGCAAAAACGCGTCCTGAGATTTACTCAATGGGCCACAGGAATCCGTGGCGCATTGCCGTTGACAGCAAAACGGGCTTTTTATACTGGGGTGAAGTGGGGCCGGATGCCAGCGAAGATTCGGAGATCGGGCCGCGGGGTTATGATGAGCTGAACCAAGCCAGAAAGCCGGGTAATTTTGGATGGCCCTGGTTTGTGGGCGATGATCAGGCATTCCCGGTGTATGATTATGCCGCCAACAAGCCTTTGGCAAAAAAAGACCCGAAAAATCTGGTCAACAATTCACCAAACAACACGGGCTTGAAAGAGCTTTTACCAACTGCCCCTAGTTTTATTTACTATCCTTACGGCATTTCTGAAAAATTCCCGGCCGTGGGTTCCGGTTCAAGGAGCGCAACAGGCGGACCCATTTATCACCGTGCGGATTTCAAATCACCAAAAAGACCATGGCCGGCTTATTATGAGAACAAATGGATCGCGGCCGACTTCTCCCGCGGCTGGATTATGGCCATTTCTATGAGCCCGAATGGTGATTATGAGTCCATGGAACGCGTGTTGCCAGCTTACCATCCGGTGCAGCCTATCGACATCAAATTCGGCCCGAATGGTGACTTGTATGTGCTTGAATACGGCAGCAACTGGTTCAGAAAGAGTGAAAATTCGAGGTTGATCCGCATTGAATACAATGGTGGCAACCGCAAGCCGATTGTTCAGGTTTCTACGGATAAAAAAGGCGGAACAGTTCCGTTTCAGGCGAAGCTTTCTTCGGCCGGAACAAAAGATTTTGACGGAGATAAACTGAAATACAGCTGGAAAATCACGGGTAACGGCGGCGCTGCGAAAACATTTGCCACAGCTGAGCCAACTGTAACATTTGACAAACCAGGCGTTTACACAGCCAGCCTGACGGTAACCGACGCCAAAGGCGCTTCCAATTCGCAATCTCTGAGAATTATTGCCGGTAACGAGCCGCCAAAGGTTTCGGTGAACGTGGACGGAAATAAAACATTCTTTTTCGCCGGAAAACCCATTCCCTATTCCATCGACGTCACCGATAAGGAAGACGGTAGTTTGCTTGAAGGAAAAATCAAACCTGAGGAAATTGCGGTGAGCATTGACTATGCCTCAGAGGGTTTTGATTATGCCGAAGTCATTCAGAGCCAGCGCAGTGTGGATGCGAGCACGCAGTTTGCCGTTGCCCAGGTGCTGATCGGCAAGAGCGATTGCAAAGTGTGCCATCAGGTGGACGCAAAATCGGTAGGACCCTCATTTGCAGATATTTCTAACAAATACAAAGGTAAGCCGGGCGTAACGGAAGCATTGGTAGGGAAAATTCTCAAAGGCGGAGCCGGGGTTTGGGGTGAAGTGGCTATGCCTGCACACCCCGCATTGCCTGTGGCCGATGCCGAGACCATTGTAAAATACATTCTCAACAGCACAGACAAGACATTGAGTACATTGCCTGTCAAAGGTGAATTTACACCGAAAATTCCTGCACAGGATAATGGAAAAGGCTCCGTACTGATCAGGGCGGCATTTACGGATCGCTCTATGAGCGGCAACAAGGCTATCCCTGCCCAGACAACGGAAGAAATGATCGTCCTGAGAAGCCCCGAACTGAATGCGGCCGAAGCACCGATTGTGCAAGGTGCAGATATGAAAGCACTGGGAACAGCCGGGCTTGGTTTTAGCGTGGTGACTTTTGCAAACAGCTTTCTGGCTTTCAAAGAAACTGATCTGACTGATATAAAGGCACTTGAAATGAATGCCGCGGCCCAGAAACGGGAAGGCGCCATGGGCGGCAAGATCGAGATTCGGCTGGATTCACCTACCGGAACGCTCGTTGGTGAACAGAATGTTGAAATTGCTCCGGAAGTGGATATGGCCAAGCTGATGGCCGAATTGGAAAGCCAGAAAAAGCCGGGTGAAACCGTAAAACCGCCGCGTCGCCCTACCCGCGCGCCGGTTCTGGTTAACATTAAGCCAACCACGGGCAAACATGACATTTATATATTGTTTAAAAATGAAACGGCGAAGCCCATCGAACCATTGATGACCCTTTCCAAGATCACTTTCAAGCAGTAA
- a CDS encoding sugar phosphate isomerase/epimerase family protein, whose amino-acid sequence MNYIDRKTFLKELSLLAGASVVYGQAGAAEFRNKANFKLGFVTYLWGKDWDLPTLIKNCSDTKINGVELRVEHAHKVMPDLTKAERAEVKKKFADSPVELIGLGTNQQYDYPDQAKLKASIERTKQFIRLSADVGGSGVKVKPNALHADVPVEKTLAQIGAALHELASYAKDFGQQIRLEVHGEKTQELPNIKQIMEAADHPNARICWNCNKEDLIGDGFQHNFDLVKKWFGDTIHVRELNRTDYPYKDLLSNLGKMNYKGWVLLECHTNPDDKVKSMMEQRAVFDRMVKEV is encoded by the coding sequence ATGAATTATATTGACAGAAAGACATTTCTGAAAGAGTTATCCCTGCTTGCGGGCGCGTCTGTCGTATACGGGCAAGCGGGCGCGGCGGAGTTCCGGAACAAAGCGAACTTCAAACTTGGATTTGTAACTTATCTGTGGGGAAAAGATTGGGACCTGCCTACATTGATCAAAAACTGCTCGGATACGAAAATAAACGGCGTTGAATTACGCGTCGAACACGCGCATAAAGTAATGCCAGATCTCACTAAGGCAGAACGTGCCGAAGTAAAGAAGAAGTTTGCCGACAGCCCTGTGGAGCTGATAGGGCTCGGTACAAACCAGCAATATGATTATCCGGACCAGGCCAAATTGAAAGCTTCCATAGAACGCACGAAGCAGTTTATCAGGTTGAGTGCTGATGTGGGTGGCTCGGGCGTGAAGGTGAAGCCCAATGCGCTTCATGCTGATGTTCCCGTTGAAAAAACACTGGCACAAATCGGTGCCGCATTGCATGAACTGGCTTCTTACGCGAAGGACTTCGGTCAGCAGATCAGGCTGGAAGTGCATGGCGAAAAAACACAGGAACTGCCAAATATCAAGCAGATCATGGAAGCTGCTGACCATCCCAATGCCAGGATTTGCTGGAACTGCAACAAGGAAGATCTGATCGGCGACGGCTTCCAGCATAATTTCGACCTTGTAAAAAAATGGTTCGGCGACACCATCCACGTCCGCGAACTGAATCGCACGGATTATCCTTATAAAGACCTGCTAAGCAATCTGGGAAAAATGAATTACAAAGGCTGGGTCCTGCTCGAATGTCACACGAATCCCGATGACAAAGTGAAAAGCATGATGGAACAGCGCGCCGTTTTTGACCGGATGGTGAAGGAAGTTTGA
- a CDS encoding NAD(P)H-dependent flavin oxidoreductase, with translation MENRTRITELLGIQYPILQGPMGGGFSNAALTAAVSNAGGLGSFGAYTLTPEQILAVDKEIKSKTNKPYNINLWVSDVDQSLENFPAEKLEKVKQLFKPYFDSLGIPLPDLDTNIPSKFLKQVEAVFEARPAVFSFIFGIPSKDILDEACKMGIKTVGAATTLDEALALEQAGVDAIVASGFEAGGHRPSFLKPAPESLTGTFALIQHLKAKIKTPIIAAGGIADGAGIRAALTLGANAAQLGTAFLVTDESNATPAHRAMLLSDESRYTVLSKSLTGRMGRMIRNRVTEEVPYATEVLPFPLQSRFMGPLREAALAQGRTDLSIFWSGQNAVNLKPGSAEQLMQSLINEAFAH, from the coding sequence ATGGAAAACCGAACAAGAATAACGGAGCTTCTGGGGATTCAATATCCGATTTTACAAGGGCCGATGGGCGGCGGGTTTTCAAATGCCGCGCTTACGGCGGCAGTGTCAAATGCAGGCGGGCTGGGTAGTTTTGGCGCTTATACGCTTACTCCTGAACAGATTTTGGCCGTGGATAAGGAGATTAAATCAAAGACCAACAAGCCTTACAATATCAACCTTTGGGTTTCGGATGTGGACCAAAGCCTGGAAAATTTTCCGGCAGAAAAGCTGGAAAAAGTAAAGCAGCTTTTTAAGCCCTATTTCGATTCGCTGGGTATTCCGCTTCCGGATTTAGACACGAACATTCCTTCCAAATTCCTGAAACAAGTGGAAGCAGTTTTCGAAGCGCGGCCTGCGGTTTTCAGCTTCATTTTTGGCATTCCGTCCAAAGATATACTCGATGAGGCGTGCAAAATGGGCATTAAAACCGTTGGCGCGGCGACCACGCTGGACGAAGCATTGGCGCTGGAACAAGCCGGTGTCGATGCCATAGTTGCATCCGGTTTCGAAGCTGGCGGCCACAGGCCTTCGTTTCTGAAACCGGCCCCGGAGTCACTAACAGGCACATTTGCACTTATTCAGCATTTGAAAGCCAAGATCAAAACACCCATTATAGCAGCAGGTGGCATTGCGGACGGTGCCGGCATTAGGGCCGCATTGACCCTGGGTGCCAACGCCGCTCAACTCGGAACTGCGTTTCTGGTGACCGACGAATCCAATGCTACCCCCGCGCATAGGGCCATGCTTCTTTCGGACGAGTCGCGTTACACTGTTCTTTCCAAATCGCTCACGGGCCGCATGGGACGGATGATCCGTAACCGCGTTACCGAAGAAGTTCCCTACGCAACCGAAGTGCTTCCGTTTCCGTTGCAGTCACGCTTCATGGGACCGTTGCGGGAAGCAGCGCTGGCGCAGGGACGAACGGATCTCAGTATTTTTTGGTCGGGCCAGAATGCCGTTAATCTAAAACCTGGAAGTGCGGAGCAGCTCATGCAATCGCTGATCAATGAGGCATTTGCGCATTAA
- a CDS encoding metallophosphoesterase family protein, translating to MNSFLNKKYDKPVLKKNQPDDSYKFQPLPAPTGNYPYHLDLESVQELNDRNKLAFHMLGDTGSIRNPDFQKLVVAEMIKQYQQTDGTGKEPMFLYHLGDIVYNFGEASQYKRQFFDPYQKYPGPIFAIPGNHDSDVNPDSRVSYRSLDPFKAVFCDKQPQTVSFSGGAERKSMTQPNVFWSLMTPVARIIGMYGNVTKFGVVTPDQRKWLLEELRSADADRPEKAIILCIHHAPYSADINHGSSLPMIQFFDGVFEQTGVRPDVVFSGHVHNYQRFSKRYFDGKTVPFIVAGGGGYDELHPVATTSDSRFTANNAAFNHVTLENYCDNKHGFLKVSLERTEKGIRITSEFYTLPHEKTIEPGMNAILADRFVIET from the coding sequence ATGAATTCATTCCTTAATAAGAAATACGACAAACCGGTTTTAAAGAAAAATCAGCCGGATGATTCCTATAAATTCCAGCCATTGCCGGCACCCACAGGAAACTATCCTTATCACCTTGATTTAGAGTCGGTTCAGGAATTAAATGACCGTAATAAGCTGGCATTTCACATGCTCGGTGACACGGGAAGCATTCGTAATCCGGATTTTCAAAAGCTCGTGGTTGCCGAAATGATCAAGCAATATCAGCAGACTGATGGCACGGGGAAGGAACCCATGTTCCTGTATCATTTGGGCGACATTGTCTATAATTTCGGAGAAGCAAGTCAGTACAAAAGGCAATTTTTTGATCCCTACCAAAAATATCCCGGCCCTATCTTCGCCATCCCGGGAAACCACGACAGTGATGTAAACCCAGACAGCCGAGTTTCCTACCGAAGCCTGGATCCGTTTAAGGCCGTTTTTTGTGATAAGCAACCGCAAACCGTAAGTTTTAGCGGCGGGGCGGAACGAAAAAGCATGACGCAGCCTAACGTTTTCTGGTCGCTCATGACACCGGTTGCGCGCATTATCGGCATGTATGGCAATGTTACCAAGTTCGGCGTAGTTACCCCGGACCAGCGTAAGTGGTTACTGGAAGAGCTTAGGAGTGCTGATGCTGATCGTCCTGAAAAGGCCATTATTCTCTGTATTCACCACGCGCCCTATTCTGCGGATATTAACCATGGATCGAGCCTTCCGATGATCCAGTTTTTTGACGGGGTTTTCGAGCAGACCGGTGTCCGCCCGGATGTTGTTTTCAGCGGGCATGTTCACAATTACCAGCGGTTTTCGAAGCGATATTTTGATGGCAAAACGGTTCCGTTTATCGTTGCCGGTGGTGGTGGTTATGATGAGCTGCATCCTGTTGCGACCACTTCGGACAGCCGTTTTACAGCCAATAATGCCGCTTTTAATCACGTAACCCTTGAAAATTATTGCGATAACAAGCATGGCTTTTTGAAAGTCTCGCTCGAAAGAACGGAAAAAGGGATCCGCATTACCAGCGAGTTTTACACGCTTCCGCATGAAAAAACGATCGAGCCAGGAATGAATGCCATCCTGGCCGACCGTTTTGTAATAGAAACCTAG
- a CDS encoding Crp/Fnr family transcriptional regulator — MSGNIEAKEILRKHIAQAASLTDEQFDYFFSHFKSLSCKKGEALIQAGKPVVHEYFVISGCLKAFFVNDDIKTYILQFAMPTWWTSDYAAMYNHTNATITVDCITDAEVLCLSSDDRERLCSELHQIEHFFRWRTNRGYVASQKRLLSFMNNDTKARYEELLSLYPQLYNLVPKHLIAAYLGVSRETLSRLYNHHR, encoded by the coding sequence ATGAGCGGAAACATAGAAGCCAAAGAAATTTTAAGGAAACATATCGCCCAGGCAGCCAGCCTCACCGACGAGCAGTTCGACTATTTCTTCTCCCATTTCAAATCCCTGTCGTGCAAAAAAGGCGAAGCGTTGATTCAGGCCGGAAAACCGGTTGTGCATGAATATTTTGTGATCTCAGGCTGCCTGAAAGCATTTTTTGTCAACGACGACATCAAGACATACATTCTGCAATTTGCCATGCCCACCTGGTGGACATCGGATTACGCCGCCATGTACAACCATACAAACGCCACCATTACAGTAGACTGCATTACCGACGCGGAAGTCCTTTGCCTTTCCAGTGACGACCGCGAAAGACTTTGCAGCGAACTGCACCAAATCGAACATTTCTTCCGGTGGCGCACAAACCGAGGTTATGTAGCCTCGCAAAAACGACTGCTTTCCTTCATGAACAATGATACCAAAGCACGTTATGAGGAGCTGCTCTCCTTATATCCGCAACTTTACAATCTTGTCCCCAAGCATCTCATCGCGGCATATCTCGGCGTCTCGCGCGAGACCCTCAGCCGCCTGTACAACCATCACAGATAG
- a CDS encoding cytochrome-c peroxidase yields the protein MHSLLFLIGLAFIGISCGGERGPLKNKKEKTVETIDALGALPKYVTDPPGNKSTPEKIRLGKLLFFDPILSGNKDVSCATCHQPEFNYAEFLETSIGVNGHGTGSKRKFSEKNDIPFVKRNSQSIVNTAFNGIKNGESYDAETAPMFWDLRAKGLEEQALIPVRTLEEMRGHSYPEDKVIDQIVARIQKVPAYKSLFREAFREDANPVNVVNLTKAIASYERTLIANNSRFDQYMRGDSSALTTGEKEGLNLFLKTGCAKCHSGPMLSDYKLHTLGVPDSQNRKETDAGANNDYAFRTPSLRNLRYTGPYMHSGKFATLEQVLQFYEDIAGGKIPNPNVKPSQIDTLAADMDVNFRDISRIVEFLNALNDDNFDKSVPERVPSGLPVSGL from the coding sequence ATGCATTCTTTGTTATTTTTAATAGGGCTCGCTTTTATCGGCATTTCGTGCGGCGGAGAGCGCGGGCCTTTGAAAAATAAGAAAGAAAAAACCGTTGAGACCATTGATGCGCTGGGGGCATTGCCCAAATACGTCACAGATCCGCCCGGAAACAAATCAACTCCCGAAAAGATACGGTTGGGCAAACTGTTATTTTTTGATCCCATCCTGTCGGGAAATAAAGATGTTTCCTGTGCAACCTGTCACCAGCCCGAGTTCAATTATGCGGAGTTTTTGGAGACGTCGATCGGCGTCAATGGCCACGGAACGGGCAGTAAGAGGAAGTTTTCGGAAAAGAACGACATACCATTTGTAAAGAGAAACTCGCAGAGCATAGTTAATACAGCGTTCAACGGCATTAAAAATGGAGAAAGTTATGATGCCGAGACTGCGCCGATGTTCTGGGATTTGCGGGCGAAGGGTCTGGAAGAGCAGGCGCTTATTCCGGTTCGTACATTGGAAGAAATGCGCGGACATTCCTACCCGGAAGATAAAGTGATCGACCAGATTGTGGCGCGGATCCAAAAAGTCCCGGCTTATAAAAGTCTCTTTCGCGAAGCATTCCGGGAGGACGCGAACCCTGTTAATGTCGTGAATTTGACCAAAGCCATTGCTTCCTACGAGCGTACGCTTATTGCCAATAACTCGCGGTTTGATCAGTATATGCGCGGAGATAGCAGCGCATTAACGACCGGCGAGAAGGAAGGGCTGAATCTTTTTCTGAAAACGGGCTGTGCCAAATGTCATTCCGGTCCCATGCTGTCGGACTACAAGCTGCATACCCTGGGCGTTCCGGATTCGCAAAACAGGAAAGAAACGGACGCAGGCGCCAATAATGATTACGCTTTCCGGACGCCTTCACTCCGTAACCTGCGTTACACCGGCCCCTATATGCACAGCGGAAAGTTCGCGACGCTTGAACAGGTTTTGCAGTTTTACGAAGACATTGCAGGCGGGAAAATCCCGAACCCGAATGTCAAGCCCAGCCAGATCGATACATTGGCGGCTGATATGGATGTTAATTTCAGGGATATTTCCCGGATCGTGGAGTTTCTGAATGCGCTGAATGACGATAATTTTGATAAATCCGTTCCGGAGCGCGTCCCCAGCGGTCTACCGGTGTCGGGGTTATGA
- a CDS encoding heavy metal translocating P-type ATPase, with product MATIVENNIKETFPVLGMSCAACAVSVESMLKSVEGVHDAGVNYATQTAWAEYDDTVTPLELQNAVRSVGYDLVVNVEDPQQVQQEAQLAHYNGLKKRTIWAAVLSLPIVVIGMFFMEGSARALPYGNWIMMVLAAPVVFILGRSFFVNAFKQARYGKANMDTLVALSTGIAFIFSAFNTIYPEFWHARGLHAHVYFEAAAVVIAFISLGKLMEEKAKSNTTSALKKLMGLQPKTVTIISGGTEAEIPVAGVKVGDIIVIKPGEKIPVDGIATEGSSFVDESMISGEPVAVEKKAGEKVFAGTINQKGSFLFEATKVGGDTILAQIIKMVQQAQGSKAPVQKLVDKIAGIFVPVVIGIAILTFIVWMVLGGEDAFTHALLTSVTVLVIACPCALGLATPTAIMVGVGKGAENNILIKDAESLELAHRVNAIILDKTGTITEGKPAVTKLVWSAAARNKALSEQILLAMESRSEHPLADAVVNHLKKEHVGKVPLTSFDSITGQGVRAVSDGVTYFIGNKKLMSEGGVAIGDELVTLAEKWQQEAQTVIYFADKTQVLAIIAIADRVKATSKQAIEKLQKMGIAVYMLTGDNKQTAAAVAEQIGLQHYKAEVMPSDKADFVKQLQAEGKIVAMVGDGINDSHALAQADVSIAMGKGSDIAMDVAKMTLITSDLNMIPKALNLSARTVKTIRQNLFWAFIYNLIGIPIAAGVLYAVNGFLLDPMLAGAAMALSSVSVVGNSLRLKAMKL from the coding sequence ATGGCTACGATAGTTGAAAACAATATAAAAGAAACCTTTCCCGTGCTGGGCATGTCGTGTGCAGCCTGTGCGGTGAGTGTAGAAAGTATGCTCAAATCCGTCGAGGGTGTGCATGATGCAGGTGTGAATTATGCGACGCAGACGGCCTGGGCGGAATACGATGATACAGTTACACCCCTGGAACTTCAGAATGCGGTCCGCTCCGTGGGTTACGACCTTGTTGTGAATGTGGAAGACCCGCAGCAAGTGCAGCAGGAAGCACAATTAGCACATTATAATGGTTTGAAAAAGAGGACAATCTGGGCGGCTGTCTTATCGCTTCCGATTGTCGTTATTGGCATGTTCTTCATGGAAGGTTCTGCCAGGGCGTTGCCTTATGGGAACTGGATTATGATGGTGCTGGCTGCGCCCGTTGTGTTTATTTTGGGCCGGAGCTTTTTTGTTAATGCTTTCAAGCAAGCCCGTTACGGAAAGGCCAATATGGATACGCTCGTTGCGTTGAGCACGGGTATAGCATTCATTTTCAGCGCATTTAATACGATATATCCGGAGTTCTGGCATGCTCGTGGTTTGCATGCGCATGTGTATTTTGAAGCGGCTGCGGTTGTAATCGCATTTATTTCGCTGGGTAAACTAATGGAAGAAAAGGCCAAGTCCAACACGACTTCGGCCCTGAAAAAACTGATGGGTTTACAGCCTAAAACAGTTACCATCATCAGCGGCGGCACGGAAGCGGAAATTCCGGTTGCAGGAGTGAAGGTGGGCGACATCATTGTAATCAAACCTGGTGAAAAGATCCCGGTGGACGGCATCGCGACGGAAGGCAGCTCGTTTGTGGACGAAAGTATGATCAGTGGTGAACCGGTTGCGGTGGAGAAAAAGGCTGGCGAAAAGGTGTTTGCGGGCACAATTAATCAAAAAGGAAGCTTTCTGTTTGAAGCCACAAAAGTTGGTGGCGACACGATTCTGGCGCAGATCATCAAAATGGTGCAGCAAGCGCAGGGAAGTAAAGCACCGGTGCAAAAGCTGGTGGACAAGATCGCCGGGATTTTCGTGCCGGTGGTCATTGGTATCGCTATTCTGACATTCATCGTCTGGATGGTTTTGGGTGGAGAAGATGCATTTACGCATGCATTACTGACGTCGGTGACCGTTCTTGTCATCGCTTGCCCGTGTGCGCTCGGCCTCGCTACGCCCACTGCTATCATGGTTGGGGTAGGGAAGGGTGCGGAAAATAATATACTTATCAAAGACGCCGAAAGCCTGGAACTTGCACACAGGGTGAATGCCATTATCCTGGATAAAACGGGAACGATAACCGAAGGCAAGCCTGCTGTCACGAAACTGGTTTGGAGTGCAGCAGCGCGGAATAAAGCGTTGTCCGAACAAATTTTATTAGCCATGGAATCGCGCTCCGAACACCCGCTGGCCGATGCGGTTGTCAATCATTTGAAGAAGGAACACGTCGGGAAAGTGCCTTTGACATCTTTTGACAGCATTACCGGCCAGGGTGTTCGGGCTGTAAGTGACGGGGTGACGTATTTTATAGGGAACAAAAAACTGATGTCGGAAGGCGGCGTGGCGATTGGCGATGAGCTGGTAACATTGGCTGAAAAATGGCAGCAGGAAGCGCAAACGGTCATTTATTTTGCTGATAAGACACAGGTTCTGGCAATCATTGCCATTGCTGATAGGGTTAAGGCGACTTCAAAACAAGCCATTGAAAAATTGCAGAAAATGGGCATTGCGGTTTATATGCTCACCGGCGACAACAAGCAAACTGCCGCAGCCGTGGCTGAACAAATTGGTTTACAACATTATAAAGCCGAAGTAATGCCTTCGGACAAAGCAGATTTTGTAAAACAATTACAGGCAGAAGGAAAAATTGTGGCAATGGTGGGTGACGGCATCAATGACAGTCACGCACTGGCGCAGGCGGATGTGAGCATTGCGATGGGAAAAGGCTCGGACATTGCAATGGATGTGGCCAAAATGACATTGATTACCTCCGATCTTAACATGATCCCGAAAGCATTAAATCTGTCCGCCAGAACGGTTAAAACGATCAGACAGAACCTTTTCTGGGCGTTTATCTACAACCTGATTGGCATTCCCATTGCGGCTGGCGTGCTTTATGCCGTGAACGGGTTCCTGCTTGATCCGATGTTGGCAGGTGCCGCCATGGCGTTGAGTTCGGTTTCGGTTGTGGGGAACAGCTTGCGGTTGAAGGCGATGAAATTGTAA